CGATATCGAAGTAAACTCACAGGATGGTGCGATTCTTCGTAATATGATGTTGGCACGTAACTTCTTGGAATCTTTTTACAACAATAATATCCCTTTTGAGTTACCTGTCGTCCGGGTTTATAAGAAAGATATAGAAGCTGCCGGACAATTCTGTCATAATAATTCTCCACACATAGAAATAGATCCTTATGCAACAGAGATCACCACAACTACCCACGAATACGGCCATTATGTTATGTACCGTATGTGGAATACAGATTGTGACTTTAATAATGCATCAAGACAACTTGTAGAAGGTTGGGCTATATTTTTCTCATTTGTTGTACGAAACTATGTAAATAAAATGTATGGTGATAATCTGATAAGTTACGATGATAATACTGAAGAATCATCTTTTAGAATAGGAATTAAAGATGGGTATATTTATAGATATAGAGGAATTCGCTATGCGGATTATGGAAAACCTGATATTGCCGCCTTTGCCTGTTATCTGTGGAATCTGTACGACAGTTATAATGGGAGTATTTTTGAAGCAGATCTTTATGATCCCGGCGACAATGATGACGTGAGCGGCTATGCATTGCGTGTTTTCGAAGTAATGCGTATGGGGAAGCCTACTTCTGTAAGTAGCTATCATTTACAGTTCAAGCAAAGTCTACCTTATAGCCTTCAGAATTCTGTACAGCAAGTCTTTGATTTTATGATGGACAATCTTGTCAGCATACCGGGCACACCGATGTATTCAGCTCAGGTCCGCAATGTGACCATTCAGAAAAACGGAACCCAGCTTCAACTTGCCTGGCAACCTCAGAGCTATCCTCCCGGACGGTTCTATGGGAATTACGAAAGCGGCTATCGGATCTATGAAAAGGACGGAAGCACCTGGACCCTGCTGGCAACAGTAAGCGCAGGCACTACCCGTTACAGTTTTACCGACAGCAGCCCGGCCAGCCAATACAAGATTACCGCCTACAATGCGGCCGGTGAGTCGTCGAATCCACCTGTTATACCGGGGGTACTTACCGTCTCCCTTACAGGACCGTCCATACTTGGCTACAAGGAAAGAGGATCTTGGACGGCTACAGCTTCGGGCGGAACGGGTGATACGTATCGTTTTCGCTGGTACAAACGCAACTTTGGAAGCAGTGACTGGGGCTGGCCCGTACGTGACGTGACGCTGACGACCCACACCGATACCTATTCAACGACCATGCTGAGCACCTCCTTTGAATTGAAAGTAGAAGTTACCCGGGGGCTGGAAACGGCGGCGGCTACGCAGGTTGTGTTCTACAGTGGAGGATTCTGCCAGCCCGGTCGCCCCTGTGAACCGGTTGCTTTGATGGACGAGTCCTTGCCTGAGACGTATGCCCTGGCGGCTCCTTATCCCAATCCGGCGCGCAACTGGACAACGATTCGCTTTGCGTTGCCGGAAGCCGCCCATGTTCGGCTGGTGGTCTACGATGCGCTGGGACGGGAAGTCGTACGCCTGGCCGACAGCTGGTATGAGCCGGGCTACTATACGGCGCGGCTTGAGGCCTCGGCGCTACCTGCCGGCCTGTATGTCTGCCGGATCGTAGCCGGGCCTTTCACGCAGAGCTATCCCCTGGTGCTGATCAGATAACCCCCGGGATCACGCGGGGCTAACGAGCTGGTCAGCTCGGGCCGGGCGGTGTCTTAGGAAGGCACTGCCCGGCTTTTCTATCTGACCGTATTCTGGCTTCGCTGAAAAATGCTGCAATTTTTTGCAGGGTAGGGTAGTACCGCTAGGGCCGGCCGGTCTGCTTCGGTCCTTCCGAGATCGAGCTTGAACGTGCCTTTCACCAGAGCGCGTCGCTTTCAAAGAGCGGGCTGTATGGGCTTAAAAAGTAATCCACAGCCCTGCCCGGAAGAACGGCCGGTGCAGTCCGACTTCGCCGAAGAAGAAATGGCGGGTGCCCAAGGCCGACGCAAACCGAAAGAAAGGCTCCAGAAACAGTCCGAACTGCTGATTTTTCTGCGCGCGCGTTTTGCCCTGCATGAGCAGCAAGCCGGGACCTAAGCGCATGCCTACGTCAAGGTCGTAGAGAATCGGGGCATTGCCTAGCGTGCGCAGCAGACCGGTAATGCGAAAAGCCGAACCAAAGGCCATGGAGAGCTGCGCATTGCCTTCCCCTCCGGCAAAAGAAGGGGCCACGTCCAGGTATAAAATGCTTTCCACTGTGTAGATGCTGCGAGGCGAGACGTAGCCAAGCTGCACGCCCAGGCCCGGGACTGCAGCAATGCCTGCCTGCAGCACGCGGCCATGATCGGGCGCAACGGGCTGCGCCCTCACCACGTCGAAAAGCACCAGCAGGGAGAGGATCAGGGTTGCGCGAAGGCCGTGCATGATGGTTCGAGATGGGTTGCGGAACAATTCGGACGTTGCCCGATTTGGGCCGGCTGGCTTTTACCTGCAAATAGCCGCGAAAGTTGTACCACCTTGAAACGAAAAGGATACAATGCCGCTGCGTTGTGGAATTGTCGGGCTCCCAAATGTCGGAAAGTCGACCCTTTTTAATGCGCTCAGTCAGGCCGGGGCAGAATCGGCCAACTATCCGTTCTGTACCATTGAGCCCAATGTAGGCGTGGTGCCCGTTCCGGACGAACGCCTGGCGCGTCTGGCTGAACTGGCAGGCTCCGCCAAGGTAACGCCAGCAACCATTGAGTTCGTAGACATTGCCGGACTGGTAGCCGGGGCCTCCAGAGGAGAGGGACTGGGCAATCAGTTCCTGGCGCATATCCGCGAAGTAGATGCTATCCTGCATGTAGTGCGGTGTTTTGAGGATCCCAACATCGTGCACGTAAGTGGCTCTGTCGATCCGGCCCGCGACATTGAGATCATCCAGACTGAGCTGCTGTTGAAAGATCTGGAGACGGTAGAACGCCGCCTTGAGCGCACCGCCCGGGCTGCTAAAAGCGGCGATAAAAAACTGCGTGAAGAGCTGGCCTTCTACGAACGTCTGCGCGGTCACTTAAGCAACGGACTTCCTGCGCGGCTGTTCGCGCTCCGTGATTCAGAAACCACCTGGCTGCGCTCGCTTTTCTTGCTCACCGTAAAGCCAGTGCTGTACGTGGCCAATGTCGCAGAGGCCGACCTGCCCGACGGCGAAGGCAATCCGCATGTGGCCACGGTTCGGGAAATTGCCAGGCGAGAAGAAAGTGCGGTGGTGGTGATCTGCGCCGAGCTGGAGGCCCAACTGGCGGAACTGGACGAGGCAGAACGGCAAGCTTTCCTGAACGAGCTGGGGCTAAAACAATCGGGACTGGAGCGGCTGGTGCGGGCAGCCTACGAACTGCTGGGGTTGATCACCTTCTTCACGGTCGGTCCCAGAGAGACGCGCGCCTGGACGATTCGACGCGGCACGCGAGCGCAGCAAGCCGCCGGCCTTATCCACAGTGACTTCGAGCGCGGCTTTATCCGGGCCGAAACGATCTCGTACGAGGACTATGTCCGCTATGGCTCGGAAGCAGCCGCGCGAGAAGCCGGGGCCATGCGCTCAGAAGGACGCGATTATGTTGTGCAGGACGGGGATGTGATCCTGTTTCGCTTCAACGTCTGAGCCCATAAAGGCGGCCAAACGTCAGGCTGATTACAGGCGTGCCAAAGAATCGCCGAGGAGTTGCCTGACCCTCCAGTAACTGAATGGGGCGCGGGAAGTAGTGAAGGGCATAGCCGAACCGTAATCCCTGGGTAGTCTGCAGGCTTCGGCCAAAGTAGGCGCCCAGCACAATCATACCCCCCACGCCGGTGCGAAGATGCCCTTTAGGAAGAGCCTGAAATACATCATAGATACGCTCGCCTATTTCCGGGTCGTATCGATTATTACCATTTTGATCCCGAAAGTATGGGTACACCCAGCCAAACGTAGGACCTATTGAAAACTGCAGATAGGGGCGAAAATTATCAGCAATCTGCTCGCGCCAGAGACGCCGCTGCAGACCAAATTGAACCGGAATGAGCAGCAGGTAATTGGCCTTGTTCTGAATGTAACTGGCTCCTGTGAGCGCATTATAAAACTTCTGCTCTCGCTCATCCTTGCCTGAACCAAGGCTGAAGTCAAACAGCAGCATTAGATCGCGACCTACAGCCCGATGGTAGTAGCCGCCCAGCCCAAAGCCACTATTCGTGAGGAGAATCTGCAAGCCAGCACCTGTGCCATAAGGATCCACCCTGCTGCTGTCCGCGGGCAATTGGGCCTGTCCGGTCCAGACCGGAACCAGCAGGACCAGCCAACACGTCCACCCTGCCCGTACGCAGCGCATGGCCTCCAGCGCGGCTATCCTAAAGTCGCAAAAGCTGATGGTCGCCCTGAACGCAGAAGGTATTGATTCGCTTACAAAGACTGTCAGGTGCGCAATACATGAGGTATGTTTTATAAAACAGTTAGTTTCTTAAAGGATGAAGTCACGGTGGAAAAAAGACAGAGGGAGGTGCACTGTCTTTCCTGTAGATAAAGAACTACAGTGTCATGCGGTTGGGATATGGACTGATCCTGGGTTTGCTGGTAAGCCTGACAGCTTGCCGGCCGCGCCAGTCAGCGTCTCCCGAAACGTCCCCGGTTGTGCTTCCGGTGCATACCCGAGCCGATTCGCTGGCGCTACGCGTCTATCAAGCCTATGGCGGACCAGAAGTCTGGCAGGCGCTGCCCTATATCCGGTTTGACTATGCCGTGGCACACGACGGGCCCCGCCGCCTGCTGGCGCATCATCTCTGGCACCGCCCCAGCGGACGCTATCGGTTGGAATGGGTTCGGGAAAACGATTCGCTCTATGTGGCTCTGTTCAACGTGCGTACGCGTCGCGGGCAGGTATACCATAATGGACGACCGCTGGCAGAGCCCGCCAATCGGCGACTGCTGGAAGAGGCCTACCGGCGTTTTGTCCATGATACCTTCTGGTTGTTATTGCCGGTGCAGCTCTTTGAGCCGGGCGTGCAGCGTTTCTATGAGGCCGACTCGGCTACCGCCGCCTACGAGGTGCTGCGTCTGGAGCTGACGCGCGCCGAGTGGCTGCCGGCGCGGCGTTACTGGGTGTATGTAGATCGGCAGGAGGCGCTGGTGGTACAACTGGCCTATTTCGTCCCGGGCAGTTCCGAAGCTCTGCCCGCCCGATACCGATGGGAAGGACACCAGACGTGGGAAACTCCTTTCGGTCCAGTGCGTCTGGCAACGCGCAAGATATTTCTCTATGCGCCATTGATTCTCTTTACTGACAATCTGGCTTTCCCGGCCACGTTGCCGGAGGCGCTGTTTTTGGATCCTCTGCCCCGTCTGGGCCAACCCCTAACCTCAGTCGCAGCGCGCTAACGATATGGACATTCGCCTACTACTGGCTCGCCGCTATCTGATGGCGCGGCATCAGGTAACGCTGATTGCCGTCATCACTGGCATTTCGGTGTTAGGCGTGGCGGTGGGCGTAGCAGCCTTGATTGTGGTCCTTTCCGTGATGAATGGGTTCTACCGCGTGGTGCGCGATCTGCTGGTGTCGGTGGATCCCCATGTCCGTATCGTTAGCGTAACCCCCGGCGGAATAACAGTTAATGATTCGCTGGAGCAGCTTTTGCGACGCCTGCCGCATGTGACGGAGGTGACCGCCTATGTGGAGGGGAAGGCGCTCCTGCTGTATGAAGGTGAAGGAGAGGTAAATAAGGTCGTAGTGGTTCGGGGCGTTGAGCCAGAGGCGCTGAGGGCTATGGGAGCGACGCAGGTTTTTGGCAGCGTGGATTTGCGGCGGCGTGAGGGGCGGCCAGGGATTCTCGTAGGTATGCCGCTGGCTCGTCGGCTGGGGTTGTTGCCTGCAAGCCAGACCGAGCCGGCCAGTCCGGTCGGTCTGCTTTCGGCACCTGCCCTTGAGCAATTGCTGACGCAGCCACTGGCACCGCCCCCTCTGGTCCGGTTTGAAGTGCGCGGGCTGTATCAACTGACTTCTGGCTACGATGAAAGCCATGTGTTTGTCGCGCTTGAAGAAGCGCAGCGCCTGTTTCGCATGGATCATCGGGTCGATGGGATTGCGCTGCGGCTGGACGATGTCTCCCGGGCCGACGCTATTAAAGCCTATCTGCAACAACAGCTTGATACTACCCGCTATCGGGTGCAGACCTGGTATGACCTTCAACGAGGACTTTACGACGTCATGCGCCTGGAAAAATGGGGCGCTTCGTTGATTCTGGCGTTGATTGTGGTGGTGGCTGCGTTTAGCATCGTAGGGGCTCTTACTATGGTCGTGATCGAAAAGCGAAGAGATATTGGCGTGTTGCAGGCCATGGGCCTTTCTCGAAAGCAAGTGCGCCAGGTATTTCTACTGGCTGGACTGCTGATCGGTGTAGCTGGCGCTGGCCTGGGACTCCTACTGGGCGTGGGACTGGCGCTATTGCAGCAGCACTTTCAACTGGTTCCGCTGCCCGGAGCCGAAGCCTTTCTGATTCACGCCTATCCAGTCGCCATTGAAATCGTAGATCTGATAGGCATTACGCTGGCGGCTCTTGTGCTCTGCGTACTGGCTGCCCTCTATCCGGCCGCTCGTGCAGCCGCTATTGAACCGGCTCAGGCAGTTCAGTTGGATGTTTGAACGCCAACGAGGTAGCAGGGCCCAGTCGTTTCAAGCTTTCCTCCTCCGAGTGGTGGCACAGGCTTTTCGGACGGCCGACCCCATGCTGCGATGTATTTTTGCGAAACCTTTGCGGAAGCCTGGGCTTAGAAGGGAAGCATTCGTGGACGGGATAGATTGCGCTCTCGGAGCGCTTTTTGCTAAATTAGCAGTCCTTAACATTCCGCAGCCTGGAATTATGGCACGTAGAGATCAATTGACGGGGAAAGGGCCGGTATCGGGGCATAACGTCTCGCACGCCAATAATAAGACGAAACGGCGTTTTCTTCCCAATCTGCAGAAGAAGCGGTTTTATATTCCCGAAGAGAAACGCTGGATTACGCTCCGCGTCTCGGCAAAGACCATAAAGACCATTAACAAGAAGGGGTTGAAAGCCGTACTGGATGAGGCGCGTCGCCAGGGGATTAAGATCTAAACCATAAGAGCAAACCATGGCGAAAAAAGGAAAAGAAGCCCGGGTGCAGGTCATACTGGAGTGTACGGAAGCGCCGGGCACATCGCGCTACGTCACCACTAAAAACCGGCGCAATACACCGGGCCGGCTGGAATTGAGAAAGTACAATCCGGTTTTGCGTCGCCACACACTCCATCGGGAGGTAAAGTAAGCCATGCCAAAGATTAGCAAGAATCAGCGGACAGACCGGGGCAAGAACCGCCAGCAGGTCAAAATGGCCAAAGTTATCGTGGCCGAACGAAAGCCGAACGGCCAGTTTCGGTTTCGCGAGCGCATCGTTCCGGTTGATGAGGTGAAACAGATCGCTCAGGCTAAATAGGATGGCAGGTCTGGGCGGAATTCTGAATCAGTTTTTCAGCTATGCGCCTCGGGGAATCCACCCGGGGCGCTTCGGTGTTACATGCGGTGAGCAAATTCGGGGCGTAGCGCAGCCCGGTTAGCGCGTCTGCTTTGGGAGCAGAAGGTCGCCGGTTCAAATCCGGCCGCCCCGACCAAGGGTAGTAAAGCCCCGGTAGCTCAACCGGACAGAGCAGCGGCCTTCTAAGCCGCCGGTTGCAGGTTCGAGTCCTGCCCGGGGCGCGGGCCCGGCATTCTTCCGGGCTTTTCTTTTAAGCGGAGCCCGTCTTTTCCTGCGATTTGCCCTGCTGGGGCGCCAGCAAGGGCCGTACCAGCTCTAGCGGAATGGGAAAGACAATGGTGGTATTGTTCTCTGAGCCCACTTCCACCAGCGTCTGCAAAAAACGCATCTGCATGGCCATGGGATGGGCTTCCAGCATAGCAGCTGCCTGGGCGAGCTGCTCGGCTGCCTGCAACTCGCCCTGCGCATGAATCACTTTGGCCCGGCGCTCCCGCTCGCTTTCTGCCTGCTTGGCCATGGCCCGCTTCATATGCTCGGGCAGGTCCACGTGCTTAATTTCCACTAGGGAAACTTTAATTCCCCAGGGATCCGACTGCTGGTCAATGACTTCCTGCAGTCGGCGGTTGATCTTCTCCCGTTCGGCCAGCAGTTCATCCAGTTCTACCTGGCCCACAATGCTTCGCAGAGAGGTCTGGGAGAGTTGCGTGGTGGCGTAGCGATAATCCTCTACCTCCAGCACGGCCTTCATGGGATCGACCACGCGGAAATACACCACAGCGTTTACGCGCACCGATACATTGTCCCGCGTAATCACATCCTGCTCGGGGACGTCGTGCACAAACGTGCGCAGGCTGACGCGCACCATGCGGTCAATGGGCCAGAACACCAGCACTATGCCCGGACCCTTGGGTTCGGGCAGCGCTCGGCCCATCCGAAAGATGACACCCCGCTGGTATTCATAGAGAATCCGAATACAACTGATGAAGTACAGAACAATCAACCCGATGACAATACCCGTCGAAGAAAGCATGGCCGCACCATCGCTTGGTTTTTAGGGGGAAGAAGCAACGGGAGTAACCCACAGGCAAAGTCCTTTCCGCTCCTCAACGCGGACAGTCTGACCCGCCCGCACCGGCTCCGAACTGCACGCCTGCCACCACTCGCCGTGGATGAACACATAGCCTCGGAAGTGGTCGCCCTCAGGGGCAAAGTCCTCACGGACTATAGCCTGGCGTCCAATCAGCGTCTCATCCCCCACGCGGGCTGGCCGGCGTTGAATTCGGAGCGCATGGCCCAGCAGAAACAGGGCAATCAAAGCAGTGGCTAAGGCAACGGGAACGACCAGCGCGGCCGAAACCCGCGGAAATCCCATAGGACTCTCGACGAGCATTAGCCCTCCTAAAATCAGGCATACGACGCCTCCTACTGTCAGCAGACCAAAACTGGGTACAAAGGCCTCGGCGACCAGCATGCCCAGTCCCAGCACCAGTAAGGCAAGCCCGACATAGTTGACCGGTAAAATGGAAAGCCCGTAAAAGCCCAGCATTAAAAAGATAGCCCCCAGCGTTCCTGGAATGCCCCAGCCCGGGGTGTACAGCTCAAACAGCAATCCATAGAAGCCCAGCATCAGCAGCAGAAAGGCGATGTTCGGATTGGACAGCGCCGCAAGGATGCGCTCGCCCCACCAGCGTTCAACGGTGCGTACCGTAGCGTCGGCGGTTTGTAGAATCGTGGTCTGGCCATCCAGGATCACTTTTTGTCCGTCGAGCAGAATCAGGAGCGAGTCGCGCGAAGGCGCCAGGAAATCGACGACGTTCCGTGCGACCGCTTCCCGAGCGGTCAGCGTCTGACTCTCTGAGACGGCCCGAGCAGCCCAGTCGGCGTTGCGTCCGCGATATTGCGCCAGCGCCCGCGCCCAGGCCACCGCATCGTTCAGGATCTTTTCAGACATCGGATCGACGCGGGCCGTGTCGGGTAGCGTAGCCGGACCTCCTCCGAGCTGCACGGGATGGGCTGCTCCGATGTGCGTACCAGGGGCCATCGCCGCCACATGCGCGGCCAATGTGATGAAGACCCCTGCCGACGCCGCTCGCGCACCTGGCGGGGATACATAGACCACTATAGGAATGGGACTGCGCAAAAACAATTGCACAATGTCTCGCGTGGCGTCAACAAGCCCGCCCGGCGTGTCCATTTCTATAACCAGACAGGCTGCTCCCTGGTCTAC
The nucleotide sequence above comes from Rhodothermus profundi. Encoded proteins:
- a CDS encoding T9SS type A sorting domain-containing protein, with product MKTITMLFALCGALVYSALAQKQEAITSGLPKLKPAVEVTDLRILGTPTKGATVTLQVRFRSHVKGSGIIMLRYPGHLAPPGRRPEEKFRTQPLSLEAGRTYVRTYPLRVESAGAAMVEVIIQAEDPPEGYNASASAHLEVFSGTDTYQIFAPGDTLRKRVWATKGMARKSTPQTQAYYTVSVNGTVKFWDQHEVPLRSEGLFGNKVELWFRNSSNPYMLYHPVLGEYEHVHYDIIEEDGQYHFNFSFSGDLSGYDELLILVSTSNQAASLYVTQGAWIVDAGNGIEVFFGPSQGVVYDISNMGTSISISNADIEVNSQDGAILRNMMLARNFLESFYNNNIPFELPVVRVYKKDIEAAGQFCHNNSPHIEIDPYATEITTTTHEYGHYVMYRMWNTDCDFNNASRQLVEGWAIFFSFVVRNYVNKMYGDNLISYDDNTEESSFRIGIKDGYIYRYRGIRYADYGKPDIAAFACYLWNLYDSYNGSIFEADLYDPGDNDDVSGYALRVFEVMRMGKPTSVSSYHLQFKQSLPYSLQNSVQQVFDFMMDNLVSIPGTPMYSAQVRNVTIQKNGTQLQLAWQPQSYPPGRFYGNYESGYRIYEKDGSTWTLLATVSAGTTRYSFTDSSPASQYKITAYNAAGESSNPPVIPGVLTVSLTGPSILGYKERGSWTATASGGTGDTYRFRWYKRNFGSSDWGWPVRDVTLTTHTDTYSTTMLSTSFELKVEVTRGLETAAATQVVFYSGGFCQPGRPCEPVALMDESLPETYALAAPYPNPARNWTTIRFALPEAAHVRLVVYDALGREVVRLADSWYEPGYYTARLEASALPAGLYVCRIVAGPFTQSYPLVLIR
- the ychF gene encoding redox-regulated ATPase YchF; its protein translation is MPLRCGIVGLPNVGKSTLFNALSQAGAESANYPFCTIEPNVGVVPVPDERLARLAELAGSAKVTPATIEFVDIAGLVAGASRGEGLGNQFLAHIREVDAILHVVRCFEDPNIVHVSGSVDPARDIEIIQTELLLKDLETVERRLERTARAAKSGDKKLREELAFYERLRGHLSNGLPARLFALRDSETTWLRSLFLLTVKPVLYVANVAEADLPDGEGNPHVATVREIARREESAVVVICAELEAQLAELDEAERQAFLNELGLKQSGLERLVRAAYELLGLITFFTVGPRETRAWTIRRGTRAQQAAGLIHSDFERGFIRAETISYEDYVRYGSEAAAREAGAMRSEGRDYVVQDGDVILFRFNV
- a CDS encoding ABC transporter permease, translated to MDIRLLLARRYLMARHQVTLIAVITGISVLGVAVGVAALIVVLSVMNGFYRVVRDLLVSVDPHVRIVSVTPGGITVNDSLEQLLRRLPHVTEVTAYVEGKALLLYEGEGEVNKVVVVRGVEPEALRAMGATQVFGSVDLRRREGRPGILVGMPLARRLGLLPASQTEPASPVGLLSAPALEQLLTQPLAPPPLVRFEVRGLYQLTSGYDESHVFVALEEAQRLFRMDHRVDGIALRLDDVSRADAIKAYLQQQLDTTRYRVQTWYDLQRGLYDVMRLEKWGASLILALIVVVAAFSIVGALTMVVIEKRRDIGVLQAMGLSRKQVRQVFLLAGLLIGVAGAGLGLLLGVGLALLQQHFQLVPLPGAEAFLIHAYPVAIEIVDLIGITLAALVLCVLAALYPAARAAAIEPAQAVQLDV
- the rpmB gene encoding 50S ribosomal protein L28, with the protein product MARRDQLTGKGPVSGHNVSHANNKTKRRFLPNLQKKRFYIPEEKRWITLRVSAKTIKTINKKGLKAVLDEARRQGIKI
- the rpmG gene encoding 50S ribosomal protein L33; the protein is MAKKGKEARVQVILECTEAPGTSRYVTTKNRRNTPGRLELRKYNPVLRRHTLHREVK
- a CDS encoding DUF4295 family protein, translated to MPKISKNQRTDRGKNRQQVKMAKVIVAERKPNGQFRFRERIVPVDEVKQIAQAK
- a CDS encoding slipin family protein → MLSSTGIVIGLIVLYFISCIRILYEYQRGVIFRMGRALPEPKGPGIVLVFWPIDRMVRVSLRTFVHDVPEQDVITRDNVSVRVNAVVYFRVVDPMKAVLEVEDYRYATTQLSQTSLRSIVGQVELDELLAEREKINRRLQEVIDQQSDPWGIKVSLVEIKHVDLPEHMKRAMAKQAESERERRAKVIHAQGELQAAEQLAQAAAMLEAHPMAMQMRFLQTLVEVGSENNTTIVFPIPLELVRPLLAPQQGKSQEKTGSA
- a CDS encoding NfeD family protein, with protein sequence MWPLLVWLMVAPVQTAAPEVYWLVLEDEPITPATVRFIRRGLREAVDQGAACLVIEMDTPGGLVDATRDIVQLFLRSPIPIVVYVSPPGARAASAGVFITLAAHVAAMAPGTHIGAAHPVQLGGGPATLPDTARVDPMSEKILNDAVAWARALAQYRGRNADWAARAVSESQTLTAREAVARNVVDFLAPSRDSLLILLDGQKVILDGQTTILQTADATVRTVERWWGERILAALSNPNIAFLLLMLGFYGLLFELYTPGWGIPGTLGAIFLMLGFYGLSILPVNYVGLALLVLGLGMLVAEAFVPSFGLLTVGGVVCLILGGLMLVESPMGFPRVSAALVVPVALATALIALFLLGHALRIQRRPARVGDETLIGRQAIVREDFAPEGDHFRGYVFIHGEWWQACSSEPVRAGQTVRVEERKGLCLWVTPVASSP